One Oncorhynchus clarkii lewisi isolate Uvic-CL-2024 chromosome 28, UVic_Ocla_1.0, whole genome shotgun sequence genomic region harbors:
- the LOC139386676 gene encoding deubiquitinating protein VCPIP1-like, producing MSLLHGSKKKDKRILSGTCPDPKCQARLFFPAYGSISIECTECGQRHEQNHLLNVEEVTDPDVVLHNLLRNALLGVTGAPKKGTELVKVMGLSNYHCKLLSPILTRYGMDKQTGKAKLLREMNQGEMFDCSLLGDRAFLIEQEHVSTVGYGKDRSGSLIYLHDTLEEMKKANSNKECLIPVHVDGDGHCLVHAVSRALVGRELFWHALRENLKQHFKQNLDRYKALFQDFIDAAEWEDIINECDPLFIPPEGVPLGLRNIHIFGLANVLHRPIILLDSLSGMRSSGDYSASFLPGLVPEEQCKGKDGKFNKPICIAWSSSGRNHYIPLVGIKNTLLPKLPPRLLPKAWGVPQELIKKYIKLEQDGSCVIGGDRSLQDKYVMRLVNAMEEIFMEKHGIHPSLVADVHQYVYRRTGVIGVQPEEVTEAARKSVMENRLHRCLICNALSELHVLPEWLAPGGKLYNLAKSTHGKLRPDKNYSFPLNKVVCCYDPERDILIPDYKLSSLNTCNWCHGTSVRHIHGNGSVVYLDGDRTNTRSQGGKCGCGFKHYWEGKEYDNLPEAFPITLEWGGRVVRETVYWFQYEVNVDLNSNVYDVAMKLVTKHFPGEFGSELLVQKVVNTILHHTAKKNPDEYNPVSIDGAHAQRLTDVVETQQAVDTQPPTKIILTGQKSKTIHKEELTVSKAERSLQQSISEQALVTQKRRTDRLKQEQKGQGRPPSPSAAQEHSSSSPATPTKSSFSPTSSKEKKIRVTTSDGRQAMLTLQAQTTFSELQRSIANEFAMPPAQQCIRHGFPPKELFPPKDGAENEPVALQHGDRVTVEILRGPEDRKASAPSASSSYSTLHSLLSVKSDDPVTSSRMNTSRELQDNIDLEMSSLCLLATLMGEDVWSYAKKLPHLFHQGGVFYNIVKKDMGLMDGKHCTLPHLTGKTFVYNAAEERLELCVDAAGHFPVGPDVEDLVKEALVQLHSEAASRSREGSPSHSLLRLGSGGVVRKKEQLQSVNAFQGKGHSLGSAPGGSPPEHKPITRQHSSGVDLSASASKGPDLSDISEDATKELVRMAPGFVTMKDSRHLDPSMIEEQRKKLQEMVSSIQASMDRHLREQSNAGAGIGGPAERTSGAKMSASQSAPGAGVKEASSMDVSTAGAHGTSVETGNKPDGKDAGSEELEEMDSQDAEHTNALEPMDHS from the exons ATGTCGTTGCTACATGGCTCCAAGAAAAAGGACAAGCGTATTTTGTCCGGTACCTGCCCAGACCCGAAATGCCAGGCGAGGCTATTCTTCCCTGCTTACGGTTCGATTAGCATTGAATGCACAGAGTGTGGCCAACGCCACGAACAGAATCATCTTTTAAATGTGGAAGAAGTAACTGATCCAGACGTTGTGCTTCACAATTTGTTAAGAAATGCCTTACTCGGTGTCACTGGTGCACCGAAAAAGGGAACAGAGCTGGTGAAAGTGATGGGGCTTTCCAACTACCATTGCAAGCTCCTTTCTCCTATTCTCACAAGGTATGGGATGGATAAGCAGACGGGAAAAGCGAAACTGCTGCGGGAAATGAATCAAGGAGAAATGTTCGACTGTTCACTTCTAGGAGACAGGGCGTTTCTAATTGAACAGGAGCATGTATCTACGGTTGGCTATGGCAAGGACAGATCCGGGAGCCTGATATACCTTCACGACACTTTGGAGGAGATGAAGAAAGCAAACAGCAACAAAGAATGCCTCATTCCTGTTCATGTGGATGGAGATGGACATTGTCTTGTTCATGCTGTGTCCAGGGCCCTGGTAGGCAGAGAACTGTTCTGGCATGCCTTGAGAGAGAATTTGAAACAACATTTCAAACAAAACTTGGATCGCTACAAGGCACTCTTTCAGGATTTTATTGATGCAGCCGAATGGGAGGACATCATCAACGAATGTGACCCCCTGTTTATCCCACCGGAGGGTGTGCCACTGGGACTTCGGAACATTCACATATTCGGCTTGGCCAATGTGTTGCACCGCCCCATAATCTTGTTAGATTCACTGAGTGGAATGAGGAGCTCTGGGGATTACTCTGCAAGTTTTCTCCCTGGGCTTGTGCCGGAAGAGCAGTGCAAAGGAAAAGACGGGAAGTTTAACAAGCCTATATGCATCGCCTGGAGTAGCTCAGGGCGTAACCACTACATCCCCCTCGTCGGGATAAAGAACACCCTTCTACCCAAGCTGCCACCGAGGCTTCTCCCCAAGGCATGGGGAGTGCCACAGGAGCTCATCAAGAAGTATATAAAACTGGAACAAGATGGGAGCTGTGTCATCGGGGGAGACAGGAGCTTACAAGACAAGTATGTGATGAGACTGGTCAATGCCATGGAGGAGATCTTCATGGAGAAGCATGGAATCCACCCCTCCCTGGTGGCAGACGTGCATCAGTACGTTTACAGACGGACCGGTGTGATCGGCGTCCAACCCGAAGAGGTGACTGAGGCTGCCAGGAAATCAGTCATGGAAAACCGGCTACATCGCTGTCTGATCTGCAATGCACTCTCTGAGCTTCATGTTCTACCTGAGTGGCTGGCTCCAGGTGGTAAGCTTTACAACCTGGCTAAATCCACCCACGGGAAGCTCAGACCTGACAAGAACTACAGCTTCCCGCTGAACAAGGTTGTCTGCTGTTACGACCCTGAGAGGGACATCCTCATTCCTGACTACAAGCTGAGCTCTTTGAACACATGCAACTGGTGCCACGGCACCTCCGTGCGCCACATCCATGGCAACGGCTCTGTGGTGTATCTGGATGGAGACAGAACAAACACCCGCTCCCAGGGGGGCAAATGTGGCTGTGGCTTTAAGCACTACTGGGAGGGAAAGGAATACGACAATCTGCCAGAGGCTTTCCCCATCACTCTGGAGTGGGGTGGGCGGGTCGTGCGGGAGACTGTGTACTGGTTCCAGTATGAGGTTAATGTGGACCTGAACAGCAACGTGTATGATGTCGCCATGAAACTGGTCACCAAGCATTTCCCTGGGGAGTTTGGCAGTGAGCTCCTAGTGCAGAAAGTGGTGAACACCATTTTACATCACACTGCCAAGAAGAACCCAGACGAGTATAACCCAGTCTCCATTGACGGGGCGCATGCTCAGAGGCTCACAGATGTGGTGGAAACTCAGCAGGCTGTTGACACACAGCCACCGACTAAGATCATACTAACTGGGCAGAAATCAAAGACCATTCACAAAGAGGAGCTTACAGTGAGTAAGGCAGAGCGGAGCCTTCAGCAGAGCATCAGCGAGCAGGCCCTAGTGACCCAGAAGAGGAGGACGGATCGACTGAagcaggagcagaagggacagggcAGGCCACCCTCCCCAAGTGCTGCTCAGGaacattcctcctcctccccagccaCACCCACCAaatcctccttctcccccacttCCAGCAAGGAGAAGAAGATCCGTGTCACCACTAGCGATGGGCGGCAGGCCATGCTCACTCTACAGGCTCAGACCACCTTCTCTGAGCTCCAGAGGAGCATTGCTAATGAGTTCGCCATGCCTCCAGCTCAGCAATGTATCCGACATGGATTCCCACCCAAAGAACTTTTCCCTCCCAAGGATGGAGCAGAGAATGAACCGGTGGCTCTCCAACACGGGGACAGGGTGACTGTGGAGATCCTGAGAGGTCCAGAGGACCGCAAGGCATCCGCCCCAAGTGCTTCCAGTTCCTATTCAACCCtgcattccctcctctctgtgaaGAGTGATGATCCAGTGACTTCCAGCAGAATGAATACTAGCAGAGAGCTGCAGGACAACATTGACCTTGAgatgtcctccctctgtctcctagCAACCTTAATGG GAGAAGATGTCTGGTCATATGCCAAAAAACTGCCTCACTTATTCCACCAAGGTGGAGTTTTCTACAACATTGTGAAGAAAGATATGG GCCTGATGGATGGCAAGCACTGCACCCTCCCACACCTGACTGGAAAGACGTTTGTTTACAACGCAGCAGAGGAGCGTCTGGAGCTGTGTGTGGATGCAGCGGGACACTTTCCCGTGGGCCCTGACGTGGAGGACCTCGTCAAGGAGGCCCTGGTGCAGCTCCACTCTGAGGCTGCCTCCAGGAGTCGCGAGGGAAGCCCCTCTCACAGCCTGCTGAGGCTCGGGAGTGGAGGTGTGGTGCGCAAGAAGGAGCAGCTCCAAAGTGTCAACGCCTTCCAGGGTAAGGGCCACTCCCTGGGCAGCGCCCCAGGCGGCTCTCCCCCTGAACACAAGCCCATCACCAGGCAGCACAGCAGCGGGGTGGACCTGAGCGCCAGCGCCTCCAAGGGACCTGACCTGTCTGACATCTCAGAGGACGCGACCAAGGAGTTGGTGCGCATGGCTCCCGGTTTTGTCACCATGAAAGACAGCCGACACCTGGACCCTAGTATGATCGAAGAACAGAGGAAAAAACTACAGGAGATGGTCTCATCCATCCAGGCCTCCATGGACAGGCACCTGAGGGAGCAGAGCAATGCAGGGGCAGGCATTGGGGGCCCTGCAGAGAGGACAAGTGGGGCTAAGATGAGTGCTTCCCAATCTGCCCCAGGGGCAGGCGTAAAGGAGGCCTCTTCTATGGACGTATCTACTGCTGGTGCTCATGGCACATCAGTGGAGACAGGGAACAAGCCTGATGGAAAGGATGCAGGGTCAGAGGAGCTGGAGGAAATGGATAGCCAGGATGCAGAGCATACCAACGCCCTGGAGCCAATGGATCATTCCTGA